The genomic stretch GTTTTCAATGAAGTGGTCCCTACTGCCACCACCCGTTTTTTAGCTTCAATGGCACCATTCACCAAGTCCACTGTCTTTTCAGGAATATCATAATTTTCAGAATCCATCTTATGCTTGGTAAGATCTTCGACATCTACCTGACGGAAGGTACCCAAGCCTATATGCAAGGTAATCGGTGACACTTCCACCCCTTTGATCTCCAGTCTTTTCAGCAAATGAGGGGTAAAATGAAGCCCAGCCGTAGGTGCTGCCACAGCTCCAACGTGCTCTGCATAGATCGTCTGATAACGTTCCCTATCTTCCTCTTCTACTTTCCTATCAATAAAATCCTTCAAAATAGGCGTCTCTCCAAGCGTATCGATGGTCTTGTAAAACTCCTCATCCGTACCATCAAACAAAAACCGAATGGTTCGGCCTCGAGATGTGGTATTATCAATCACCTCTGCCACCAAATCACTGTCACCAAAATAAAGCTTATTCCCCACACGGATTTTTCTGGCAGGATCCACCAGCACATCCCACAGCCTCAATTCCTGATTCAGCT from Echinicola soli encodes the following:
- the queA gene encoding tRNA preQ1(34) S-adenosylmethionine ribosyltransferase-isomerase QueA, with the protein product MKLSDFKFEVPKKLISLYPTDNRDESRLMVVHRDTGEIEHRVFKDIIEYFDEGDVFVTNNTKVFPARLYGNKEKTGAKIEVFLLRELNQELRLWDVLVDPARKIRVGNKLYFGDSDLVAEVIDNTTSRGRTIRFLFDGTDEEFYKTIDTLGETPILKDFIDRKVEEEDRERYQTIYAEHVGAVAAPTAGLHFTPHLLKRLEIKGVEVSPITLHIGLGTFRQVDVEDLTKHKMDSENYDIPEKTVDLVNGAIEAKKRVVAVGTTSLKTVESSVTASNKLKSSSGWTDKFIIPPYEFKIANALITNFHLPESTLLMTTAAFGGYDLIMKAYKEAVKEKYRFFSYGDAMLIL